The DNA region CCTCGATCCCGGTTCCCGACCCGCACCTGAGCCGCGACGAGGTCTCGCTGTCGGGGGACGTCCCGAGCCCGTCGAACCCGCCGAAGGGGTGTCGGTTCCACACCCGCTGTCCCGAGGTGATCCAGCCCGACGCCTACGACTTCGATCAGGAGACCTGGCGACACTTCGTGGACTACAAGTATCGCGTCCAGGACGGATCACTCGACGCCCAATCGATCCGCGAGAGCGTCGTCACGGAGGAAGACGCGTACGACGAGCCGAACGAGGTCCCGTTCGAGGCGTTCGAATCGCGACTTCGCACGGAGTTCTCGATTCCGGCCCCGCTCCCGGACGAGCGGGCCGAGGACGTCCTCGAGCGATCGATACGCTCCGTTTACGACGGAGACCTCGAGGCAGCGGCGTCGCTCCTTCGCGAAGAGTTCGAGACCGTCTGTCGTCAGGAGACGCCGGCAGAGGTTCACGTTACGTCCGACCACCGGGCGGCCTGCCACCTCGCTGAGGCGGAAACCGCCGTCGAAACGCCGGCTCACTCGAGCGACTGACACGGGCTCGGAACTGGTTTTATAGCGGTTTCCCGGCGGTTTCCAGCGTTTTTCCAATAGTTTTCCAACGGGGTTCCAACGGGATTTCGACCGATTTCTCGAGCGACGCGAATCGAGATATCGGCAATGTGAGTCGGGAGAAACGTGAAAACGGCTCTCGTGAGAGGTCGGGACGAGCGCGCGTTCGACGTCGAGAAGTGCTTGGGTCCCGGCCGACGACGCGAGCGGCCGCGACGGCTGGTGGTCGGTTCAGGTATTCGTTACTCGTCACCCGTCAACTGCCACTCGAGTGCGGCCTCAATCGTCGCCGTCTTCGTCCACGATGACGACCTCGCCGTCGACGACGTCGACGTTGATCAGCGTCTTCACGTCGTAGCCCGCGTCCGCGACCTTGTTCTCGCCGCCTTCTTTCTTGATGACGGCGACGGTATCGGCGACCTCGGCCCCGATTTCGTCGAGCGCGCCGAGGACGGCTGCAAGCGTGCCGCCGGTCGAGAGGACGTCGTCGAGCACGAGCACGCGCTCGCCCTCGTACACGTCATTGATAAACATCTCGTTCTCCGAGTAACCGGTCTTCTGGGAGATCGAGACCTCGCCCTCGAGGCCGTACTCGCGCTTGCGGATGACGGTCAGTGGAATGTCGGTCATGAGCGAGACTGCTGTCGAGATGTGGATGCCCATCGCGGCCGGGGTGACGATCCGATCGACGTCCTCCAGGTCGGCCTTGCGCGTGATTCGGATGACGATTTCGCGGAGGAGGGAGGGCTCGAGTTTGGGGACGCCGTCGCTGATGGGGTGGACGAAGTAGTGATAGCCGTTCTTCTCGATGATGGGGGCCTCGAGGAGCGACCGTTTCAACTGATCCATGTCGTGGATGCGGGAGATATCGAGTAAAAGGTGACGATACGCGCCGCGCCTCGAGACACCCTCGAAACGGGCGTCGTACCCGGTACAGCCACGCGGCCGCCGATTCCCTCGCTACCGTCCGTAACTCAGCTCCGGGGGCTCGTCGCCGTGGCCGACGCGCATGTTCCGTTCGTAGTAGATGTGAGCGGCCGCCGTGGCGGTGATCGTCACCGAGAGGAGGCCCGCCCAGGCGAGTTCCGACAACATCGTGAGCGGGTAGATTCCGAGCCAGAGCGCGGCCACGAGCGCACAGCCGATTGCGCCCAGCGAGAGGTACAGTTCGCGCCAGGCGAACTCCCTGCCGGGGACGATCTCGAGGTAGACGTTGAGATCACTGGTCCTATCGGTCGGTTCGATGACCCCGTCGTCGGAGTCGAATCGAAGGATGCCGGCGGTGTCCATCTTCGGGAGGTGCGTCTGCTGGAGCGTCGTGTAGACGCGCTTTCGTTGCTCCGGGGTGACGCCCTCGAGGGTCGTCTCGTACTCCCAGGCGGCGACCTGCTGGGCGAGGTCGCCGAGTTCGACTGGTCGGTCGTCCTGTTTCAAAAACTGAAGGACGTAGCGCCGTCGCTGGTTGCGGAGGACTTCGAAAATTTCACCCTTCGAGAGCGGGTTCGGCCGGCCGGGTCGGTCCATCTTCATCGTCACCTCGCGACACCAGCCTTGGGGGGAGAGATCGTCATCGATTGACGGCATGAACGCCACGTATATAATTCTCGTGACGGTCGCTTTCGACGACAGGTTTGCCGGTTGAAAAGATCAGTCGAGCGGCGGAGGATGACGCCGATCGAAGTCGTCCCATCCATCAACCGACGACGACAGCCAGCGATCGAGCGATTTCGTCCGCCAGATCGGCCTTCGCACCCGAAAACTGCGCGACGTCCTCGGCGTGGACGAGGAGCGCTCGAGTCCGGTCACCGCCCATGACGCTCGCGTCGTTGGCGACGACGAAGGCCGCGTCGACGCGCTCCAGCACCGCTCGTGCGGCGTCGATCATCGCCTCGTCCTCGCCACTCGTCTCGGCCTTAAACGCGACGATGGGCAGATCAGGTCGAGCTTCGCGCACCTGATCGATGAGTTTCGGCGTCGGCTCGAGGTCGAGGGTCAGCTCCTGGCCGGAGCGGAGTTTCGCCTCGCTGGCGTCGACGGTGTAGTCGCCGACGGCGGCGGCCGAGACGAGAGCGTCCGCCTCGCCACAGGCCTCGAGCGTCACCTCGAGCATCTCCGCTGCGCTTTCGACGGTCCGTACGTCGGCGTATGGGACGTCGTCGCCGTCGTGGATCAGTGTCACGTCGGCTCCGAGGACGTAACACGCGCGGGCGACAGCTCGACCCATCTTCCCCGAGGAGCGATTCGTCAGCACGCGAACGGGGTCGATCGGCTCGCTGGTCGCGCCGCTGGTGACGACGACGTAACGCCCCTCGAGGGGCCGGTCGCTCGCGGCCCGCGCGACCGCACAGACGATGGCTTCCTCGGTGGCAATCTTGGCCTTCCCCTCCTCGACGCGCGGGTCGACGAAGTCGACGCCCCAGGACTCGACGCGCTCGATGGCCTCGAGGACGCCCGGGTGGTCGTACATCGGTTCGTGCATGGCCGGGGCGACGACGACCGGCACGCCGGCACCGAGGGCTGTCGTGGCGCAGGTCGTGACCGGAGTGTCGTCGACCGCACCGGCGATCTTGCCTACGGTGTTGGCCGTGGCCGGCGCGAGCAAGAGGATGTCGGCCCAGCCGTCGCTCCCACAGAGGGCAACGTGTTCCACCCCGCCCGTGATCTCGGTGACGACATCGCGCTCGGTTGCGAACTCGAGCGCCCATGGGTGGACGATTCCTCGGGCGCTGTCGGTCATCACCGCGCGGACGGTCGCCCCCTGCCGGCGCAACTCGTGAGCAAGTTCGACCGTCTTGACGGCCGCGATCGACCCCGAAACCCCGAGCGCGACGTTGACTCCCTCGAGCATTCTCGATTGATCTTCGGCGGGAGGTGTAAAATGCGTATGGATCGTTGTCGGGCACCGACGATGGCCGACGGTCTTTGCGGTGCGCGGACGAATCAGTCGCGGGCGACGCTCGGGTGCATCGTCGGCTCGGCCTCGAGTGGCTCCGCAAACGCCTCGAGCATCCGTTTCCTCGCCGTCTCGTCCCGCTCGCGTCGCTCCGCCTCGTCGATCTCCTCGCAGGCTGGCGGCACGTCCCGATCGCGGCCCGTGAAGTAGCCCTCAGGGGCGACCCAGTCGTGATAGAACGGAACGCCAGAGTCGTGAATCGCGGCGAGGCCGACCTTCGCGCCGTGGCCGGCGGCGACTATCGCCTGGTGCGGTTCACCCGCGAGTCGCCCCGCGGCGTAGACGCCGTCGACGGCCGTCCGACCCGCCTCGTCGACGCTCACCACGTACTTGCTCCCGCGCTGTTCGCGACCGACGTCGAGGGGCGTGAGGTAATCGCTGTCGGCCCAGGAGGCGGCGATCACCCGGCGTGCCTCGAGCGGTTCGCCACCGTCGGTCTCGAGGACGAATCCCGCTTCAGGTGTCTGGGAATCGCGTTGCTCGACACTCGTGACGTACCCGAGTTCGAACTCGGCGCCAGCGTTTCCGGCGTGCTCGCGAACGAGCGCGAGGTACCGGCGGGCGTCGACGCCGTCGGGGAACCCAGGGTAATTCTCGAGATTGGCGTTGCGCGCCAGGATCGATTCGCCCCCGTCGATCACGAGGGTGTCCAGTCCGTTGCGGGCGGTGTAGATGGCCGCCGAGAGACCGGCGACGCCACCGCCGACGATGCAGACGTCTCGCATACTCGAGTGTGGACGAGAGCAGTATAGAAACGCTCCGACTCGAGACGAGCGGCGACAGCGGCGGTGTGGCGAGGGCGATGGGTCGGCGTGTCGGCGGTTTTGGGAGGATGGACGCCGACGCACCATCTCGCCGCATGCCCGACGCTTTATACGATCGACGGCAAACAGAGGGGTATGGCTACCGAGCGCGGCGTCGACCCCGCCGCCGACTCTCGAGCGACCTACGACTACCGGAGCGACGACGTCGACCGCCCCGCGCTCGTCGAGGACATCGCGCGCGTCGTCGAGGGCGACGTCCGCGCCGACTCGTACTCCCGCTCCCTCTACGCGACCGACGCGAGCATCTACGAGATGACGCCCATCGCCGTCGTCT from Natronosalvus rutilus includes:
- a CDS encoding DUF7344 domain-containing protein, whose protein sequence is MKMDRPGRPNPLSKGEIFEVLRNQRRRYVLQFLKQDDRPVELGDLAQQVAAWEYETTLEGVTPEQRKRVYTTLQQTHLPKMDTAGILRFDSDDGVIEPTDRTSDLNVYLEIVPGREFAWRELYLSLGAIGCALVAALWLGIYPLTMLSELAWAGLLSVTITATAAAHIYYERNMRVGHGDEPPELSYGR
- the coaBC gene encoding bifunctional phosphopantothenoylcysteine decarboxylase/phosphopantothenate--cysteine ligase CoaBC, translated to MLEGVNVALGVSGSIAAVKTVELAHELRRQGATVRAVMTDSARGIVHPWALEFATERDVVTEITGGVEHVALCGSDGWADILLLAPATANTVGKIAGAVDDTPVTTCATTALGAGVPVVVAPAMHEPMYDHPGVLEAIERVESWGVDFVDPRVEEGKAKIATEEAIVCAVARAASDRPLEGRYVVVTSGATSEPIDPVRVLTNRSSGKMGRAVARACYVLGADVTLIHDGDDVPYADVRTVESAAEMLEVTLEACGEADALVSAAAVGDYTVDASEAKLRSGQELTLDLEPTPKLIDQVREARPDLPIVAFKAETSGEDEAMIDAARAVLERVDAAFVVANDASVMGGDRTRALLVHAEDVAQFSGAKADLADEIARSLAVVVG
- a CDS encoding NAD(P)/FAD-dependent oxidoreductase, which produces MRDVCIVGGGVAGLSAAIYTARNGLDTLVIDGGESILARNANLENYPGFPDGVDARRYLALVREHAGNAGAEFELGYVTSVEQRDSQTPEAGFVLETDGGEPLEARRVIAASWADSDYLTPLDVGREQRGSKYVVSVDEAGRTAVDGVYAAGRLAGEPHQAIVAAGHGAKVGLAAIHDSGVPFYHDWVAPEGYFTGRDRDVPPACEEIDEAERRERDETARKRMLEAFAEPLEAEPTMHPSVARD
- the hpt gene encoding hypoxanthine/guanine phosphoribosyltransferase, with protein sequence MDQLKRSLLEAPIIEKNGYHYFVHPISDGVPKLEPSLLREIVIRITRKADLEDVDRIVTPAAMGIHISTAVSLMTDIPLTVIRKREYGLEGEVSISQKTGYSENEMFINDVYEGERVLVLDDVLSTGGTLAAVLGALDEIGAEVADTVAVIKKEGGENKVADAGYDVKTLINVDVVDGEVVIVDEDGDD